One segment of Vicia villosa cultivar HV-30 ecotype Madison, WI unplaced genomic scaffold, Vvil1.0 ctg.000168F_1_1, whole genome shotgun sequence DNA contains the following:
- the LOC131624887 gene encoding uncharacterized protein LOC131624887, which yields MNDQQKKEFRNHHKARTILLSSISYTEYEKITNRDSAKDMFDSLRMRHEGNTQVKETKALALIHKYEAFKMEEDETIKTMFSRFQILVTGLKVLDTSLKLAKNLKVFDPKETDGHSFEACKKSECYISLEELIISLRSHEIELEEDEPHKNRKSLALKSKSKFKTNAFQEDEESSRGSSSEEDKLSLISRRVQQLWKHIQRNPRNHRRSNDYSKSPSGYRKSRNKEIICYECNEPGHYKSDCPKLQKEKPKKNSNKEKKKSRMATWDDSESSEEEIEDERANIGLMANISSGFSSSESESNSEVEEVFSKVSRSHLEQCLSEILEKYQKLRIKYKNLKHGRVSDYEYSRKLKAENSDLKESLFKLKNENSVIKDELQLTQKEYDLKASAYSDNFIKEYDHSFQKFLANSIDRSKMASMIYGVSENTRKGIGYVKPKGKEPYQRKHVDDMIIKITPLESHFTYGHTHDIKYTSSSYITNSGEKSKLN from the coding sequence ATGAATGATCAACAAAAGAAAGAGTTTAGAAATCATCACAAAGCCAGAACTATACTTCTAAGTTCTATTTCATACACAGAGTATGAGAAAATCACTAACAGAGATTCTGCAAAGGATATGTTTGACTCTCTGAGAATGAGGCATGAAGGAAACACTCAAGTCAAAgaaaccaaagctcttgcactcaTTCATAAGTACGAAGCTTTCaaaatggaagaagatgaaactATTAAAAccatgttctcaaggtttcaaattTTGGTTACTGGACTGAAAGTTTTGGACACATCTTTGAAGCTTGCAAAAAATCTGAAAGTTTTTGATCCGAAGGAGACCGATGGTCACAGCTTTGAAGCTTGCAAAAAATCTGAATGCTATATCTCTCTCGAAGAACTTATCATctccttgagaagtcatgagatagAACTAGAAGAAGATGAACCCCATAAGAATCGTAAGTCTCTTGCCCTTAAATCTAAAAGTAAATTTaaaactaacgcttttcaggaagATGAAGAAAGCTCTAGAGGTTCCTCATCAGAAGAAGACAAACTATCTCTCATATCCAGAAGAGTCCAACAACTCTGGAAGCACATACAAAGGAATCCCAGAAATCATAGAAGATCTAACGATTACTCTAAATCACCTTCTGGATACAGAAAGTCTAGAAACAAGGAAATTATTtgttatgaatgcaatgaacctggTCACTACAAAAGCGACTGCCCGAAACTACAAAAGGAAAAGCCAAAGAAGAACTCcaacaaagaaaagaagaaaagtcgTATGGCTACTTGGGACGATTCAGAATCTTCTGAAGAAGAAATAGAAGATGAGCGTGCCAACATTGGCTTGATGGCCAACATATCAAGTGGGTTCAGCTCATCTGAATCCGAATCAAATTCAGAAGTAGAAGAGGTATTCTCTAAAGTTTCTAGATCTCATTTGGAACAATGTTTATCAGAAATTCTTGAAAAATATCAGAAACTTCGAATCAAATATAAGAACCTGAAACATGGTCGAGTATCTGATTATGAATATTCCAGAAAGCTTAAAGCAGAAAATTCTGATTTAAAAGAAAGtctttttaaacttaaaaatgaaAACTCGGTTATCAAAGACGAGCTACAACTAACTCAAAAAGAATATGACTTAAAAGCTTCTGCATATTCTGATAATTTTATTAAAGAATATGACcatagttttcaaaaatttctagcTAACAGTATAGATCGAAGCAAGATGGCTTCAATGATATATGGAGTTAGTGAAAATACTAGAAAAGGTATAGGGTATGTGAAACCTAAAGGAAAAGAACCATATCAACGTAAACATGTTGACGATATGATCATAAAAATCACACCTTTAGAATCTCACTTCACATATGGTCACACACATGACATTAAATATACTAGCAGTTCTTATATCACAAATTCTGGTGAGAAATCAAAACTCAATTAG
- the LOC131624888 gene encoding uncharacterized protein LOC131624888 — MANSVTVNKKTTKHTFSCSFYREDITPLVRLGTRVTGQNLDEFRKTYGHILLMLTTRIDEWGLYTLLQFYDSELRCFTFQDYQLAPTLEEYAHILQIKVQHKVPFVCAPEKPKMDRIAGALYLSMKDVKDNWKPNGGTHGFYVKFLMREAETLADKEKWKEFNALLAVMIYGLVMFPNIPNFVDLTAICLFMDQNPVPTLLADTYYAIHSRYGKKGSVGGCLPILYEWFSSHLPKSGAFVTTRDSQKWPQRIMGLTANDIVWYHLRTDIEQVITRCGSFGNVPLIGTKGVINYNPKLALRQLGFALKDKPLEKEIFESVCFEKGTDPEGLEKVRSAWNKIHTEDRTTLGGKNAIAKKAYTEWVEERVKERLLPFPKVSPLYEQPPEILTATVPAEEYNQVHVENIRLREKGEDAKIKYFLVDQKRAELAHERVAIKKKLEEEITQRLAVETQLKDSHLRSARLTEENAKLRNQIAEMESTSEKNTLPDCKGCESLVAHCDMLDGQLFRKDVVIQTIAPPPTHRYYTRANHSLQMDQLRDDLIHMRTQVTAQMAQFMEVMQNMVDRQEELRIRMDTVAQVVADPPQRNPADIRVNGEPVIGGPGVIPPATNQGNPYGPPQPIPEGQATQQIRRAAAIPVLEEDRHEDLFPESELGFPHDAGRLFRGLEERMRAMEGQGLGMDINDLGLVPGVRVPPKFKVPDFEKYKGNTCPKTHVRAYYHKMHVYSEDEGLLMHFFQDSLTGASLEWYMRLERASIRSWRDLVDAFIKQYQYNVDMAPNRTQLQNLSQKANESFKEYAQKWRELAARVQPPMLEREMMDLFTNTLEGQYYSACSASSSFAELVMIGERIESGIKAGRIQNPSAASSSSGAGGKKPYNGFAKKREGETSAAYYGSGRNQAHQQVAAVTIPNAPFQHQQQGYQPRQYQQQPKLPERAFDPIPMTYAQVLPYLLDLNLVQLRTLATPAKLPPNWDANARCEFHSGSPGHNIENCKALKHKVQDLLDSKAIEFTPTQGPNVVQNPMPPHGTHAANAIEVVEDTHLVKDVIELGSLLPLLKKELLRMRLYAGCGEFCPNCMVTSSVCDKVKDGIQQLIDSGYLQFERVRRPEMVENAVNVASIPYTPAKIPIPTRAPPLVITLPGPVPYNSEKAIPWNYGGEVFYQGAKYEVKAPVEKEDVDNVVGIGRMTRSGRIFNPPQNTRDDNVEALAQAKGKRVVEDTVDQGKSSNSEDTVAKEMEEFLKIIKKSEYKVVDQLSQTQSKISILQLLLCSETHRNALLRLLSTAFVPPEISVNQLEGVVSNINAGNGLGFTDADLPSEGRKHNRALHISVECKGTMLSRVFVDNGSSLNVLPKSSLMRLDYSGVEIRPSELTVRAFDGSKRSVFGEVDLPVMIGPQLFTITFFVMDIHPAYSCLLGRPWIHAAGAVTSTLHQKLKFATQGKIVTICGEEEHVVSHLASFKYIDVEGEVHETPCQAFEAVQTIKIPYVEKKKLEAPMSSLKEAKAVVESGHPEGWGRVLDLPIKQDKCGIGYQLGQSSSDGSFKKAGTFVPIKFSSASIVKDHICAADDDMDSDYDIEEWIKPCVPGQKLLNWSSEDIISIALDQKSTSPPDSIDNDLAMPRHDFGKPIYAAEEGDEEDCELPDELARLLKQEEKVIEPHQEPIETVNLGTEETRREVKIGASLNENVKEKLIGMLKEYSDIFAWSYEDMPGLDTDIVVHRLPLKENSPPVKQKLRRTRPDMSKKIQEEVQKQFDAGFLAVTVYPPWVANIVPVPKKDGKVRMCVDYRDLNRASPKDDFPLPHIDVLVDNTAQFSVFSFMDGFSGYNQIKMAPKDMEKTTFITPWGTFCYKVMPFGLKNAGATYQRAMVTLFHDMIHKEIEVYVDDMIAKSHTEEEHLVHPKKLFERLRKFRLRLNPNKCTFGVRSGKLLGFIVSERGIEVDPAKVKAIQEMPEPRTEKQVRGFLGRLNYIARFISHLTATCEPIFKLLRKNQAIKWDDNCQKAFDKVKEYLQEPPILMPPVEGRPLIMYLTVLENSMGCVLGQHDESGRKEHAIYYLSKKFTDCESRYSLLEKTCCALAWAARRLRQYMLTHTTLLISKMDPIKYIFEKPALTGRIARWQMILTEYDIQYTTQKAIKSSVIADYLAHQPVDDYQSMYFEFPDEDIMCVAETSKSQDQEEGPEPGARWTLVFDGASNALGNGIGAVLTSPTGFHIPFTARICFDCTNNVAEYEACIYGIEAAIDLRIKNLAVYGDSALVISQINGDWETRHPNLIPYREHVVKLAQYFDEITFDHIPREENHLVDALATLASMFKVKWDNEAPSIVIKRLDEPAFCGVIDNVPDEKPWFYDIKKFLETQEYPEGASLTDRKTLKRLSAKFFMAGGVLYKRNFDSVLLRCVDRHEAAKIMQEVHEGSFGTHASGHTMARKILRAGYYWSTLEHDCFNHVVVCYKCQVYADRVHVPPVPLNVLTSPWPFAMWGIDMIGEIRPTASNGHRFILVAIDYFTKWVEAASYANVSKQVVTRFIKHHIICRYGVPERIITDNGSNLNNKMMKELCENFKITHHNSSPYRPKMNGAVEAANKNIKKIVQKMVVTYKDWHEMLPFALHGYRTSVRTSTGATPFSLVYGMEAILPVEVEIPSLRVLTDVKLSEADWVQTRFDQLNLIDEKRLAAICHGQAYQKKMKRAFDKKIRPRHFQVGDLVLKKILPIHNDPRGKWTPNYEGPYVVKKVFSGGAMILSTMDGEDFPLPVNADAVKKYFA; from the exons ATGGCTAACAGTGTGACCGTCAACAAAAAGACTACGAAGCATACCTTCTCTTGCAGTTTCTACCGTGAGGATATCACACCTTTGGTTCGATTGGGCACCCGAGTTACTGGGCAAAATTTGGATGAATTCAGAAAGACTTATGGCCACATTCTGCTTATGTTAACTACTCGTATTGATGAGTGGGGTCTCTACACTCTTCTTCAGTTTTATGATTCTGAGCTGCGTTGCTTTACCTTTCAAGATTACCAACTAGCCCCTACCCTCGAGGAGTATGCACACATTCTTCAAATCAAAGTTCAACATAAGGTTCCTTTTGTGTGTGCACCTGAAAAGCCCAAAATGGATCGCattgctggtgctctttatttgagcatgaaagaCGTTAAggataactggaagcctaatggtgggaCCCATGGATTCTATGTGAAATTTCTGATGAGGGAAGCCGAAACCCTTGCTGATAAGGAAAAgtggaaagaattcaatgctctccTGGCCGTCATGATCTATGGATTAGTGATGTTCCCGAATATTCCAAATTTTGTTGATCTCACTGCCATTTGTCTCTTCATGGATCAAAATCCTGTACCCACTCTGTTGGCCGACACTTATTATGCCATCCATTCTAGGTATGGAAAAAAGGGATCAGTTGGGGGTTGTTTGCCAATACTGTACGAATGGTTTTCTTCACATTTGCCTAAAAGCGGAGCATTTGTCACTACGAGAGATTCACAGAAGTGGCCCCAAAGGATTATGGGACTTACTGCTAATGATATTGTTTGGTATCACCTCCGAACGGACATCGAGCAAGTTATAACCAGATGTGGAAGTTTTGGCAATGTTCCTCTCATAGGGACAAAAGGAGTTATCAACTATAATCCGAAGCTAGCACTGCGCCAGTTGGGTTTTGCACTGAAGGACAAGCCTTTGGAAAAAGAGATATTTGAGTCcgtttgttttgaaaaaggaaCCGATCCAGAAGGGTTGGAGAAAGTGAGGAGTGCGTGGAACAAAATTCATACAGAAGACCGAACTACCTTGGGGGGAAAGAATGCTATTGCTAAGAAAGCTTATACtgaatgggttgaagaaagaGTTAAGGAGCGCCTgctgcctttcccgaaggttagccCTCTATATGAACAACCACCTGAGATTTTAACTGCCACTGTACCAGCTGAGGAGTACAACCAAGTACATGTGGAGAATATCAGGTTGCGAGAAAAAGGGGAAGACGCTAAAATAAAGTACTTCTTGGTGGATCAgaaaagggctgaattagcacatgag AGGGTAGCAATcaagaagaagcttgaagaggaaaTTACTCAAAGGTTAGCCGTGGAGACACAACTCAAAGATAGTCATCTCCGTtccgctcgactaacagaagagaatgcAAAGCTCAGAAACCAGATAGCAGAAATGGAAAGCACATCTGAAAAGAATACCCTCCCTGATTGCAAAGGATGTGAGAGCTTGGTGGCCCACTGTGATATGTTAGATGGGCAGTTGTTTCGCAAAGATGTGGTGATTCAAA CAATTGCACCTCCGCCTACACATCGCTACTACACAAGGGCTAATCACTCACTGCAAATGGATCAGTTAAGGGACGATCTTATCCATATGAGAACTCAGGTTACTGCTCAGATGGCTCAGTTCATGGAAGTCatgcaaaacatggttgatcgacAAGAAGAGCTCAGGATCCGAATGGACACAGTTGCTCAGGTTGTTGCGGACCCCCCGCAAAGAAACCCTGCTGATATTCGTGTCAATGGTGAGCCTGTGATCGGAGGACCTGGTGTGATTCCTCCTGCTACTAATCAAGGTAATCCTTATGGGCCTCCCCAGCCCATTCCTGAAGGACAAGCCACACAACAAATCAGAAGAGCTGCTGCCATCCCCGTGTTGGAAGAGGATCGACATGAGGATCTGTTTCCTGAAAGTGAGTTGGGATTTCCACATGATGCTGGAAGGTTGTTCAGAGgactggaggaaaggatgagggcCATGGAAGGCCAAGGACTTGGTATGGACATTAATGACTTGGGTTTGGTTCCTGGGGTCCGTGTGCCGCCGAAattcaaggtgccagattttgagaagtacaaggggaATACTTGTCCCAAGACCCATGTTCGAGCTTACTACCACAAGATGCATGTCTATTCTGAAGATGAGGGGCTGttgatgcatttcttccaagatagcctaACTGGGGCATCTTTGGAATGGTATATGAGGCTGGAAAGAGCTAGTATTCGAAGCTGGAGAGACTTGGTTGATGCCTTCATAAAGCAGTATCAATATAATgttgacatggcacccaatcgcaCTCAATTGCAGAATCTATCTCAGAAAGCTAATGAATCCTTCAAAGAATACGCGCAAAAATGGCGCGAGTTGGCAGCCAGAGTTCAACCACCTATGTTGGAGAGAGAAATGATGGACCTGTTCACCAATACTTTGGAAGGTCAATACTATTCTGCTTGTTCTGCATCCTCGAGTTTTGCCGAGTTGGTTATGATTGGTGAGCGAATTGAAAGTGGAATTAAGGCTGGTAGAATACAGAATCCGAGTGCTGCTAGTTCCTCCTCTGGGGCTGGTGGAAAGAAGCCATATAATGGATTTGCTAAGAAAAGAGAAGGTGAAACGAGTGCTGCTTACTATGGAAGTGGCAGAAATCAGGCTCATCAACAAGTAGCCGCTGTGACTATCCCAAATGCTCCTTTCCAACATCAACAACAAGGGTATCAGCCGCGTCAGTACCAACAACAACCGAAATTGCCAGAAAGAGCTTTTGATCCGATCCCGATGACATACGCACAAGTATTGCCATATCTCCTCGATTTGAACTTGGTCCAATTGAGGACTCTAGCCACTCCTGCTAAGCTGCCTCCTAATTGGGATGCTAATGCAaggtgtgaattccactctgggtCACCTGGACATAATATTGAAAACTGTAAAGCGTTGAAGCATAAAGTCCAGGATTTGCTCGACTCCAAAGCCATCGAGTTTACTCCTACTCAAGGACCTAATGTTGTTCAGAATCCTATGCCTCCCCATGGAACCCACGCGGCAAATGCTATTGAGGTTGTTGAAGACACTCACCTGGTTAAGGATGTGATCGAATTGGGTTCATTGTTGCCATTATTGAAGAAGGAATTGTTGAGGATGAGACTATACGCTGGTTGTGGAGAATTCTGTCCTAATTGCATGGTCACTTCATCAGTTTGTGATAAGGTGAAAGATGGGATTCAACAGTTGATAGATAGTGGGTATCTACAGTTTGAGCGTGTGCGACGTCCTGAAATGGTTGAAAACGCAGTTAATGTGGCATCTATCCCGTATACTCCTGCCAAGATTCCAATTCCTACGAGAGCACCTCCTTTGGTTATCACACTTCCTGGTCCCGTCCCATATAACAGTGAAAAAGCGATCCCATGGAATTATGGAGGAGAAGTTTTCTACCAAGGGGCCAAGTATGAGGTTAAAGCGCCggttgagaaagaagatgttgataATGTTGTGGGCATTGGAAGAATGACGAGAAGTGGTCGTATTTTCAATCCTCCCCAGAATACTCGTGATGACAATGTAGAAGCTCTAGCTCAAGCAAAAGGGAAAAGAGTGGTAGAAGATACGGTGGATCAGGGGAAAAGCTCTAACTCTGAAGATACTGTGGccaaagagatggaagagttcctaaAGATCATCAAGAAAAGTGAGTATAAAGTGGTTGACCAATTGAGTCAAACTCAATCAAAGATTTCGATCTTGCAGTTGCTCTTGTGTTCGGAGACACATCGAAACGCTTTGTTGAGACTTTTAAGCACTGCCTTTGTCCCTCCTGAGATCTCAGTAAATCAGCTTGAAGGGGTTGTGTCTAATATCAATGCTGGAAATGGATTGGGATTCACTGATGCAGATTTGCCTTCTGAAGGTAGAAAACATAATAGAGCCTTGCACATATCTGTGGAGTGCAAGGGGACTATGCTATCTCGTGTTTTCGTTGATAATGGATCTTCTTTGAATGTGTTACCAAAGTCGTCTTTGATGAGGCTAGACTATTCTGGTGTAGAGATAAGGCCAAGCGAATTAACTGTGAGAGCCTTTGATGGCTCAAAGAGGTCGGTGTTTGGGGAGGTTGATTTACCAGTGATGATAGGACCTCAACTCTTCACTATTACTTTCTTTGTGATGGATATCCACCCGGCTTACAGTTGTCTCCTGGGGCGtccatggatccatgctgctggggccgtgACTTCCACATTGCATCAGAAACTCAAATTTGCCACTCAGGGGAAGATAGTCACGATATGTGGGGAGGAAGAGCATGTGGTAAGCCATCTTGCGTCTTTCAAATATATTGATGTGGAAGGGGAGGTCCACGAAACACCTTGTCAAGCGTTTGAGGCTGTCCAGACTATCAAGATCCCttatgttgaaaagaagaagttgGAGGCTCCTATGTCTTCACTAAAGGAAGCCAAAGCTGTGGTTGAATCTGGTCATCCTGAAGGATGGGGCCGAGTCTTGGATCTACCAATCAAGCAGGATAAGTGTGGGATTGGATATCAGTTGGGGCAGAGTTCTTCTGATGGGTCCTTCAAGAAGGCCGGAACCTTCGTTCCGATCAAGTTCTCTAGTGCTAGCATTGTCAAGGATCATATTTGCGCTGCTGATGATGATATGgatagtgattatgacattgaagaatggatcaagccgtgtgtcccgggacagaagcttctcaactggtcatccgaagacatcatctcaattgctcttgatcaaaa ATCCACTTCTCCTCCAGATTCTATTGACAACGATCTTGCTATGCCTCGTCATGACTTTGGCAAACCTATCTACgccgctgaagaaggggatgaagaagattgtgaattgcccgatgagttggccagattgttgaaacaagaagagaaagtgatcgagccacatcaagagcctattgagacggtgaatcttggcaccgaagagacgagaagggaggttaaaataggggcttctttgaatgagaatgtgaaagaaaagttgaTTGGAATGTTGAAGGAGTATTCTGATATCTTTGCAtggtcttacgaagatatgcctggattaGATACTGATATTGTTGTGCACAGGCTACCCCTTAAAGAAAATTCTCCGCCCGTCAAACAGAAACTCAGGAGAACACGTCCtgatatgtccaagaaaatccaagaagaggttcagaagcagtttgatgcaggttttcttgCTGTAACAGTTTATCCACCATGGGTCGCCAACATTGtacctgtacctaaaaaagatgggaaggtacgaatgtgtgtcgactatcgagatctgaatagggcgagcccgaaggatgatttcccgcttcctcacattgatgtattggtagataatactgctcagttctcagttttctccttcatggacggtttttctggttacaatcaaataaaaatggcacccaaggacatggaaaagacaacattcattacaccttggggcaccttttgttacaaggtcatgccattcgggttgaagaatgctggggcaacctatcaaagagctatggtgactttgtttcacgacatgattcataaagagattgaggtctatgtggatgacatgatcgcaaagtcCCATACAGAAGAGGAGCACCTTGTTCACCCGAAGAAATTGTTCGAAAGGTTAAGAAAGTTCAGGTTAAGGTTGAATCCCaataaatgcactttcggagtgagaTCAGGAAAGTTGCTTGGTTTCATCGTAAGTGAAAGGGGTATCGAGGTCGATCCCGccaaggtaaaagctatacaagagatgcctgagccgagaactgaGAAACAGGTTCGTGGATTCTTGGGAAGGTTAAATTATATtgcaaggttcatctcacacctTACCGCCACGTGTGAACCTATCTTCAAGCTATTGAGAAAGAATCAGGCAATAAAGTGGGATGACAATTGTCAAAAGGCGTTTGATAAGGTTAAAGAGTATTTGCAAGAGCCTCCAATCCTCATGCCTCCAGTGGAAGGtagacctttgattatgtacctgacagtcctcgagaattcaatggggtgtgtgctgggtcagcatgacgagtccggtcgaaaagagcacgcaatttattaccttagcaaaaagtttaccgattgtgaatcaagatactcactactcgagaaaacttgctgtgctttggcatgggctgctcgccgactgagacagtatatgttgactcacactactttattgatttcaaagatggacccaatcaaatatatatttgagaaaccGGCATTGACAGGGAGAATCGCccgttggcaaatgatcttgacagaatatgacatacAATACACTACTCAGAAGGCCATTAAAAGTAGCGTAATTGCTGATTACCTGGCACATCAACCTGTGGACGATTACCAGTCTATgtactttgagtttcctgatgaagatataatgtgcgTGGCAGAAACTTCCAAAAGTCAAGATCAagaggaaggacctgaaccaggggcgcgatggacgctcgtgttcgatggtgcctctaatgcattgggtaatggtattggggctgtgcttacttctccaacaggttttcatattccatttacggccaggatttgttttgattgtactaataatgtggctgaatacgaggcttgcatatatggtattgaggcggccattgatttgaggattaaaaatctcgcagtttatggagattctgctttggtgattagtcagatcaacggagattgggaaacacgccaccccaacttgattccctatagagaacatgtggtgaaattggctcaatactttgatgagatcaccttTGATCACATCCCTCGAGAGGAAAATCACTTGGTTGATGCTTTGGCCACTttagcatccatgttcaaagtcaaatggGACAATGAAGCGCCGTCCATTGTGATCAAAAGGTTGGATGAACCTGCATTCTGCGGCGTCATTGACAATGTGCCTGATGAGAAACCATGGTTCTATGACATTAAGAAATTTCTGGAGACCCAAGAGTATCCTGAAGGTGCTTCCCTTACAGATAGGAAAACCTTGAAGAGACTATCTGCCAAGTTCTTCATGGCTGGAGGTGTTTTGTATAAGAGGAACTTTGATTCtgtgttgctcagatgcgtggatagacacgaagcagcaaaGATCATGCAAGAGGTACACGAAGGATCCTTTGGTACACATGCAAGTGGGCACACCATGGCTAGGAAAatattgagagcaggttattattggtcaaCCTTGGAACATGATTGTTTCAACCATGTGGTGGTAtgttacaaatgtcaagtgtatgcagaCAGGGTTCACGTACCTCCGGTTCCTCTGAATGTGTTGACATCTCCTTGGccatttgctatgtggggcatcgatatgattggGGAAATTAGGCCCACCGCctctaatggacatcgtttcatcctcgttgctattgactacttcaccaagtgggttgaagctgcgtcttatgcaaatgtctccaagcaagtagtgactcgcttcatcaagcaccatataatttgtcgttatggggttcctgagagaattatcactgataatggatccaacctcaataacaagatgatgaaggaattatgcgagaatttcaagattacgcatcataactcctccccgtatcggccaaagatgaatggcgcagttgaggcggccaataaaaacatcaagaagattgtgcaaaagatggtggtcacttataaggattggcatgagatgttgccctttgctttacatggttatcgtacctcggtgcgcacttccacaggggcaactcctttctcgttggtatatggcatggaagcgattcttccggttgaggttgagattccttcattaagggtatTAACAGATGTGAAGCTCAGTGAAGCTGATTGGGTCCAGACCAGATTTGATCAATTGAACCTTATTGATGAAAAGAGACTAGCAGCCATATGCCACGGGCAagcctatcaaaagaagatgaagagagccttcgacaagaagattcgacctcgacactttcaggttggtgaccttgtgctcaagaagatcctgcctattcacaacgatcctaggggaaagtggactccgaattacgaaggaccttatgtcgtaaagaaagtcttctcaggtggcgccatgatcctctcaactatggatggcgaagacttcccacttcccgtgaatgccgacgcagttaaaaaatacttcgcataa